In Achromobacter spanius, the following proteins share a genomic window:
- a CDS encoding circularly permuted type 2 ATP-grasp protein has translation MPQFLFQTDPSQDVASLAVHAALPARPGHYDELRAPAEASGAVASGAVASGAAASGATRLREPWPRFFELLGTSGFADLDRRVDVVARQIRENGITYNIYADATGSARPWSLDLLPFVINDADWSAIEQGLCQRATLLNRVLGDVYGPQTLLADKLIPPALVFGHPGYLRPLRGYQPPGGTYLHIAAFDLARATDGGWWVVSQRTQAPSGLGYLLENRLTISGMFPEAFKELRVQHLATSYRRLMDMLYKLSPGGALSQALPHTPPRIVLLTPGPYNETYFEQTYLARYLGITLVEGGDLVVRDQMLYLKTLHGLERVHAVLRRLDDDFCDPLELRSDSTLGVPGLLQVMRAGNVLVANSLGTSFLESPAINGFLPAISRHLFDADLLLPSLPSWWCGEAAAREEVLANLPGTVVKSTYPSNMRGGFEPVIGGAVPPSEHAALQARIADNPDAYTIQQYLPLSQAPSWSAGRIVPRAAMLRVFVIADGEGGWNVLPGGLTRIASREQQIVSMQRGGSSMDTWVTTRGAVDTFSMLPVQLQPEDIVAASRPVSSRAAENLFWMGRYTERTENDVRLATVALTWLNSDEDNAGELFAAVDALCQRSGLMPAAPTLSVRMFEATLVAELAGGPAQGGVARNLGALAFAAGQIRDRLSPEHWRLVVTAHEGFMRMASGGKGGEPGVPEALLESSAGSLPGSESGSQPGSQPDPLPMSAPDVLRGLKSLAMQLSAITGSQTDRMTRDDGWRLLTIGRQIERLSAMAGLLGALFRRNAVLGDSGFNMLLDLFDSKITYRAYYPGRQEVPALLNLLVQEPANPRSLACVLNVLRKEVARLPDTVAGPAADLVRLLPENGVGASLADLCRQSQNQTQSQGMGQSQSQTQTQQSQTQTQTQTQGQYADVLALSAQLEDAASALSNAISLRYFSHAAGHDQTLSA, from the coding sequence ATGCCGCAATTTCTTTTTCAGACCGATCCGTCGCAGGATGTCGCATCCCTGGCGGTTCATGCGGCGCTGCCCGCACGGCCGGGCCACTATGACGAACTGCGCGCACCGGCAGAGGCGTCGGGTGCCGTTGCGTCGGGCGCCGTCGCGTCGGGCGCCGCTGCGTCGGGCGCCACCCGCCTGCGCGAACCCTGGCCCCGTTTCTTTGAGCTTTTAGGCACCAGCGGCTTTGCCGACCTGGACAGGCGCGTGGACGTGGTGGCCCGGCAGATCCGCGAAAACGGCATCACCTATAACATCTACGCCGACGCCACCGGGTCGGCGCGGCCCTGGTCGCTGGACCTGCTGCCCTTTGTCATCAACGACGCCGACTGGTCGGCAATCGAGCAAGGGCTGTGCCAGCGCGCCACCTTGCTGAACCGCGTGCTGGGCGACGTCTACGGGCCGCAAACCCTGCTGGCCGACAAGCTGATTCCGCCCGCGCTGGTGTTCGGCCATCCCGGTTACCTGCGCCCCTTGCGCGGCTATCAGCCGCCGGGGGGCACCTATCTGCACATTGCCGCTTTTGACCTGGCGCGCGCTACTGACGGCGGCTGGTGGGTGGTGTCGCAACGCACGCAGGCGCCGTCCGGGCTGGGCTACCTGCTGGAAAACCGCCTGACCATTTCCGGCATGTTCCCCGAGGCCTTCAAGGAACTGCGGGTGCAGCACCTGGCGACCAGCTATCGCCGGTTGATGGACATGCTGTACAAGCTCAGCCCGGGCGGGGCGTTGTCGCAAGCCTTGCCGCATACGCCACCGCGCATCGTGCTGCTGACGCCCGGCCCCTACAACGAAACCTATTTCGAACAGACCTATCTGGCGCGCTACCTGGGGATCACGCTGGTGGAAGGCGGCGACCTGGTCGTGCGCGACCAGATGCTGTACCTGAAAACGCTGCACGGCCTGGAGCGCGTGCATGCCGTGTTGCGCCGGCTGGATGACGACTTCTGCGACCCGCTTGAACTGCGTTCGGACTCCACGCTGGGCGTGCCCGGCCTGCTGCAAGTCATGCGCGCGGGCAATGTACTGGTGGCGAATTCGCTGGGCACGAGCTTTCTGGAATCGCCCGCCATCAACGGCTTCTTGCCCGCCATCAGCCGCCACCTGTTCGACGCCGACCTGCTGCTGCCGTCGCTGCCGTCGTGGTGGTGCGGCGAGGCCGCCGCGCGCGAAGAGGTGCTGGCCAATCTGCCTGGCACGGTGGTCAAGTCTACTTATCCGAGCAATATGCGGGGCGGCTTCGAACCCGTGATCGGGGGCGCCGTGCCCCCGTCCGAACATGCCGCGCTGCAAGCCCGCATCGCCGACAACCCCGACGCCTACACCATCCAGCAATACCTGCCGCTGTCGCAAGCGCCTAGTTGGTCCGCCGGCCGCATCGTGCCGCGCGCGGCCATGCTGCGCGTGTTCGTCATCGCGGACGGCGAGGGCGGTTGGAACGTGCTGCCGGGCGGGCTGACGCGTATCGCCAGCCGCGAACAGCAGATCGTGTCCATGCAACGCGGCGGCAGCAGCATGGATACCTGGGTTACCACGCGGGGGGCGGTGGATACGTTTTCGATGCTGCCCGTGCAATTGCAGCCCGAAGACATCGTGGCGGCAAGCCGCCCCGTGTCCAGCCGCGCCGCCGAAAACCTGTTCTGGATGGGCCGCTACACCGAACGCACCGAGAACGACGTGCGCCTGGCCACGGTGGCGCTCACGTGGTTGAACAGCGACGAAGACAACGCCGGCGAACTCTTTGCCGCGGTCGATGCCCTGTGCCAGCGCAGCGGCCTGATGCCGGCCGCGCCGACCTTGTCGGTACGCATGTTTGAAGCCACGCTGGTGGCCGAGCTGGCGGGCGGCCCGGCGCAAGGCGGCGTGGCGCGAAACCTGGGCGCGCTGGCGTTCGCCGCCGGCCAGATCCGCGACCGCTTGTCGCCCGAGCACTGGCGGCTGGTCGTCACGGCGCATGAAGGTTTCATGCGCATGGCGTCTGGCGGCAAGGGTGGCGAGCCCGGGGTGCCGGAAGCTTTGTTGGAATCGTCGGCGGGGTCTCTGCCAGGATCTGAGTCGGGGTCTCAGCCGGGATCTCAGCCGGACCCGCTGCCGATGTCCGCCCCGGATGTGCTGCGTGGTTTGAAGAGCCTGGCCATGCAGCTTTCGGCCATCACCGGCTCGCAAACCGACCGCATGACGCGCGACGACGGCTGGCGCCTCTTGACGATCGGCCGGCAGATTGAACGCCTGTCCGCCATGGCCGGTTTGCTGGGCGCCTTGTTCCGCCGTAACGCGGTGCTGGGCGACAGCGGTTTCAACATGCTGCTGGACCTGTTCGACAGCAAGATCACCTACCGCGCCTATTACCCGGGCCGCCAGGAAGTACCGGCGCTGCTGAACCTGCTGGTGCAAGAGCCGGCAAACCCACGATCGCTGGCCTGTGTGCTGAACGTGCTGCGCAAAGAGGTGGCGCGCCTGCCCGACACCGTGGCCGGCCCAGCCGCGGACCTGGTCCGCCTGTTGCCGGAAAACGGCGTGGGTGCGTCACTGGCGGACTTGTGCCGGCAAAGCCAGAACCAGACTCAGAGCCAGGGCATGGGCCAGAGCCAGAGCCAGACCCAGACCCAACAAAGCCAAACCCAAACCCAAACCCAAACCCAAGGCCAATACGCCGACGTGCTGGCGCTGTCCGCGCAACTCGAGGATGCCGCCAGTGCGCTGTCCAACGCCATCAGCCTGCGCTATTTCAGCCACGCAGCCGGTCATGACCAAACGCTTTCCGCGTAA
- a CDS encoding zinc-binding metallopeptidase family protein, whose translation MTYFFDAIHRQLRAPKRQRVRHARAKAFQCVCGQPIFFSNTECLNCHRQLGFDPKRGHVVALDVEPASGVLRESGKVRGRTYKRCANFSMPALCNWLLPAQSADTLCLSCSLNHTIPDLSVPENGPLWCKVEAAKRQMIAQVLMLGLPLRRSETPDDGGLAFDLLAPEADGAPLLTGHAHGLITINIKEADDAYRVKVREDMREPYRTLLGHFRHEIGHYYWDQRIAGGPWLEPFRQVFGDEQADYAQALQRNYEQGPPADWALHYISTYASCHPWEDWAETWAHYLHMMDTLDTAISFGITRTAVEQSYDPFTKDALYDPDDPEGQAFLDLVNAWVALTGVLNELARSMGQRDFYPFVLPAQVIGKLQFVHRVVKGA comes from the coding sequence ATGACCTATTTCTTCGACGCGATCCACCGCCAACTGCGCGCCCCCAAACGCCAGCGCGTGCGGCATGCGCGCGCGAAGGCCTTTCAATGCGTTTGCGGCCAGCCCATTTTTTTCAGCAACACGGAATGCCTGAACTGCCATCGCCAACTGGGCTTTGACCCCAAGCGCGGGCACGTGGTGGCGCTGGACGTGGAACCGGCCAGCGGCGTCCTGCGCGAATCGGGCAAGGTACGTGGCAGGACTTACAAACGCTGTGCCAATTTCTCCATGCCGGCCTTGTGCAACTGGCTGCTGCCCGCCCAATCGGCCGACACGCTGTGCCTGTCCTGTAGCTTGAACCACACCATTCCCGACCTGTCGGTGCCGGAAAACGGCCCGCTATGGTGCAAGGTGGAAGCGGCAAAGCGCCAGATGATTGCGCAGGTGCTGATGCTGGGCCTGCCGCTGCGGCGCTCGGAAACGCCCGATGACGGTGGCCTGGCGTTCGACCTGCTGGCGCCCGAGGCCGACGGCGCGCCCTTGCTGACGGGGCACGCGCACGGGCTGATCACCATCAACATCAAGGAAGCCGACGACGCCTACCGCGTAAAGGTGCGCGAAGACATGCGCGAGCCGTACCGCACGCTACTCGGCCATTTCCGCCACGAGATCGGCCATTACTACTGGGACCAGCGCATTGCCGGCGGCCCCTGGCTGGAACCGTTTCGCCAGGTGTTCGGCGACGAACAGGCCGACTACGCCCAGGCGCTGCAACGCAACTACGAACAAGGCCCCCCGGCCGACTGGGCGCTGCACTACATCAGCACCTACGCGTCCTGCCACCCCTGGGAAGACTGGGCCGAAACCTGGGCCCACTACCTGCACATGATGGACACGCTGGACACCGCCATCAGCTTCGGCATCACGCGCACGGCGGTCGAGCAGTCCTACGACCCCTTTACCAAGGACGCGCTGTACGACCCGGACGACCCGGAAGGACAGGCGTTCCTGGACCTGGTCAACGCCTGGGTCGCCTTGACCGGCGTGCTGAACGAACTGGCCCGCAGCATGGGGCAACGGGATTTCTATCCGTTCGTGCTGCCGGCGCAGGTGATCGGGAAGTTGCAGTTTGTGCATCGGGTGGTGAAGGGGGCGTAG
- a CDS encoding transglutaminase family protein codes for MNFPTSDLAVPAALGVTLGVDHETAYRYAAPVELAHHLGYLRPLHDACQVVDAYTLSVTPTPPSITETVDGFGNTRCLFALYAPHDALTVRATSRVTVYPRFGALDPSAGLPWEDAARRLRYDPALPYAPEVEFSFPSTYVPLHAELRAYALLSFTPGRPVAEAALDLMHRIHADFSYQPAHTQVSTPILDVFHERVGVCQDFAHLMIGCLRAIGLPARYVSGYLMSQPPPGQPRLIGADASHAWVSVHCAGLDVNGGWIDLDPTNDVVPGTAHVVLAYGRDYADVTPLRGVIRGGGHELDVRVTVAPIDEFPTGLDA; via the coding sequence ATGAATTTCCCGACTTCCGACCTTGCTGTGCCCGCCGCCTTGGGGGTGACCCTGGGCGTGGACCACGAAACCGCCTACCGCTACGCGGCGCCCGTGGAGCTGGCGCATCACCTGGGCTATTTGCGGCCCTTGCACGACGCCTGCCAGGTGGTCGACGCTTACACGCTAAGCGTCACGCCCACGCCGCCCAGCATCACCGAGACCGTGGACGGCTTTGGCAACACGCGCTGCCTCTTCGCCCTGTACGCGCCGCATGACGCGCTGACCGTGCGCGCCACCAGCCGCGTGACGGTGTACCCGCGCTTTGGCGCGCTGGACCCCTCGGCCGGCTTGCCGTGGGAAGACGCGGCACGGCGCTTGCGGTATGACCCCGCCTTGCCCTACGCGCCGGAAGTGGAATTCAGCTTTCCTTCCACCTATGTGCCCTTGCACGCGGAGCTTCGGGCATACGCCTTGCTGTCGTTCACCCCGGGGCGGCCCGTGGCCGAAGCCGCGCTGGACTTGATGCACCGCATCCATGCGGATTTCAGTTACCAGCCGGCGCATACGCAGGTGTCCACGCCCATCCTTGATGTCTTTCACGAGCGCGTCGGGGTGTGCCAGGATTTTGCGCATCTGATGATCGGCTGTCTGCGCGCCATCGGCTTACCGGCGCGCTATGTCAGCGGGTATCTGATGTCGCAACCGCCACCCGGCCAGCCGCGCCTGATCGGGGCCGATGCCTCGCATGCGTGGGTGTCGGTGCATTGCGCGGGGCTGGACGTCAATGGCGGCTGGATCGACCTGGACCCCACCAACGACGTGGTGCCCGGCACGGCGCATGTGGTGTTGGCCTATGGCCGCGATTACGCCGACGTGACGCCCCTGCGCGGTGTCATCCGGGGCGGCGGCCATGAATTGGATGTGCGCGTGACCGTCGCGCCCATAGACGAATTTCCGACTGGACTGGATGCATGA
- a CDS encoding DUF2126 domain-containing protein: MTIHVALKHVTQYNYDRLVSLSAQVLRLRPAPHSRTPILSYSLTVEPAEHFLNWQQDPFANYLARLNFPGKTREFKITVDLVAEMAVYNPFDFFLEPDAEEFPFTYDEVLARELAPYRVCDEATPLFAEFLSRVDVREQRTVDFLVALNQQVHKEISYLIRMEPGVQTPEETLARCAGSCRDSGWLLVQALRHLGLAARFVSGYLIQLKPDVRALDGPSGAQTDFTDLHAWCEVYLPGAGWIGLDPTSGLLAGEGHIPLAATPEPGSAAPVTGAVDKAEVEFAHTMSVTRVFESPRVTKPYTDEQWHDILDLGDKIDDHLDHMDVRLTMGGEPTFVSVSDRDGAEWNTAALGPTKRGFALELLNRLRTRYGGNGFVHAGQGKWYPGEQLPRWALSIFWRADGEPCWGDPALFADERQRSSYTVADAQRFITRLTERLEVDARHIVPGYEDVFYYLWRERRLPANVDPFDSRLDDEMERARLRRVFEQKLDSVVGYALPIQPGEGGPWVSGPWFLRDERMYLFPGDSPMGLRLPLDSLPWAAEADAPVVADRDPFDARRSLPGPAQLLAQNPRATAGVGSGPASGSGTGPGVGPGTGSGVGPGVGPKAGPGAGPNADAARAPAKFESASWLARTAMCVEPRNGLLFVFMPPLPRLEDYLALVAQVEATARELKVKIVMEGYPPPRDPRLKVLQVTPDPGVIEVNIHPASNWADLVDHTEFLYEAAFETRLSTEKFMADGRHTGTGGGNHFVLGGATPADSPFLRRPDVLASLLAYWVNHPSLSYLFSGLFIGPTSQAPRIDEARNDQVYELELAFQEIHRRCAEQGAQVPPWMIDRALRNILVDVTGNTHRSEFCIDKLYSPDSATGRLGLLELRAFEMPPHARMSLAQQLLLRGLIAHFWKTPYTARLTRWGTELHDRFLLPTFVKMDFEDVLADLNEAGYAFDTAWFAPHFEFRFPLFGDVAARGIHLELRGALEPWHVMGEEGSSAGTVRYVDSSLERVEIRVSGLNDNRYVVTVNGRALPLQPTGRVGEYVAGVRYKAWAPPSALHPTIPVHVPLTVDIVDTWNQRSLGGCRYHVAHPGGLNPETFPINAYEAESRRLARFEKIGHTPGRMDVAPAQVSREFPFSLDLRHD; the protein is encoded by the coding sequence TTGACTATCCACGTAGCGCTCAAGCACGTCACGCAATACAACTATGACCGCCTGGTCAGCCTGTCGGCGCAGGTGCTGCGGCTACGGCCCGCGCCGCACAGCCGCACGCCGATCCTGTCGTACTCGCTGACGGTGGAACCGGCCGAGCACTTCCTGAACTGGCAGCAGGACCCGTTCGCCAACTATCTGGCGCGCCTGAATTTCCCGGGCAAGACGCGCGAATTCAAGATCACTGTAGACCTGGTCGCCGAGATGGCGGTCTACAACCCGTTCGATTTCTTCCTGGAACCCGACGCCGAGGAATTCCCCTTCACCTATGACGAGGTGTTGGCCCGCGAGCTGGCGCCGTACCGCGTCTGCGACGAAGCCACGCCGCTGTTCGCGGAATTCCTGTCGCGGGTGGACGTGCGCGAGCAGCGCACGGTGGACTTTCTGGTGGCCTTGAACCAGCAGGTACACAAGGAAATCAGCTACCTGATCCGCATGGAGCCCGGCGTGCAGACGCCGGAAGAAACGCTGGCGCGCTGCGCCGGGTCATGCCGCGATTCCGGCTGGCTGCTGGTGCAGGCCTTGCGCCACCTGGGGCTGGCGGCACGCTTTGTGTCGGGTTACCTGATCCAGCTCAAGCCTGACGTGCGCGCGCTGGACGGCCCCAGCGGCGCGCAAACCGACTTTACCGATCTGCATGCCTGGTGCGAGGTCTATCTGCCCGGCGCTGGCTGGATTGGCCTGGACCCTACGTCCGGCCTGTTGGCGGGCGAAGGCCATATTCCGCTGGCGGCCACGCCCGAGCCGGGCAGCGCGGCGCCGGTGACGGGCGCGGTGGACAAGGCCGAGGTGGAATTCGCGCACACCATGTCGGTCACGCGCGTGTTTGAATCGCCGCGCGTCACCAAGCCATACACCGACGAGCAATGGCACGACATCCTGGACCTGGGCGACAAGATCGACGACCACCTGGACCACATGGACGTGCGCCTGACGATGGGCGGTGAACCCACGTTCGTGTCGGTTTCCGACCGCGACGGCGCCGAATGGAATACCGCCGCGCTTGGCCCCACCAAGCGCGGCTTTGCCTTGGAACTGCTGAACCGCCTGCGCACCCGCTACGGCGGCAACGGCTTTGTGCATGCCGGGCAGGGCAAGTGGTATCCGGGCGAGCAATTGCCGCGCTGGGCCTTGTCGATCTTCTGGCGCGCCGACGGCGAGCCCTGCTGGGGCGACCCGGCGCTGTTCGCCGACGAGCGTCAGCGCAGCAGCTACACCGTGGCGGACGCGCAGCGTTTCATCACGCGCCTCACCGAGCGCCTGGAAGTGGATGCGCGCCACATCGTGCCGGGCTACGAAGACGTTTTCTACTACCTGTGGCGCGAACGCCGCTTGCCCGCCAACGTAGACCCCTTTGATTCGCGGCTGGACGACGAAATGGAGCGCGCGCGCCTGCGCCGCGTGTTCGAACAGAAGCTGGACAGCGTGGTCGGTTACGCCTTGCCTATCCAGCCGGGCGAGGGCGGGCCGTGGGTGTCCGGCCCCTGGTTCCTGCGCGATGAGCGCATGTATCTGTTCCCCGGCGATTCGCCGATGGGCCTGCGCTTGCCGCTGGACTCGCTGCCCTGGGCGGCCGAGGCCGACGCGCCCGTGGTGGCGGATCGGGATCCGTTCGACGCGCGGCGTTCATTGCCTGGGCCGGCCCAGTTGCTGGCGCAAAACCCGCGCGCCACGGCGGGGGTGGGCTCGGGACCCGCGTCGGGATCGGGCACAGGGCCGGGGGTAGGACCAGGGACAGGATCGGGGGTAGGACCGGGGGTAGGTCCAAAGGCAGGACCCGGGGCAGGCCCAAACGCGGACGCCGCCCGAGCTCCCGCCAAGTTTGAATCGGCCTCGTGGCTGGCGCGCACCGCCATGTGCGTGGAGCCGCGCAATGGCCTGCTTTTTGTCTTCATGCCGCCGCTGCCGCGCCTGGAAGACTATCTGGCGCTGGTGGCGCAGGTGGAAGCCACCGCGCGTGAGCTGAAGGTGAAGATCGTGATGGAAGGCTATCCGCCGCCGCGCGACCCGCGCCTGAAGGTGTTGCAGGTGACGCCCGACCCCGGCGTCATCGAAGTCAACATCCACCCGGCCAGCAACTGGGCCGACCTGGTGGACCACACCGAATTCCTGTACGAGGCCGCATTCGAGACACGGCTGTCCACCGAAAAGTTCATGGCCGACGGGCGCCATACCGGCACGGGCGGCGGCAACCACTTCGTGCTGGGCGGCGCCACGCCGGCCGACAGCCCGTTCCTGCGCCGCCCCGACGTGCTGGCCAGCCTGTTGGCGTACTGGGTGAATCATCCGTCCTTGTCGTACCTGTTCTCGGGCTTGTTCATCGGCCCCACCAGCCAGGCGCCGCGTATCGACGAAGCGCGCAACGACCAGGTGTATGAGCTTGAACTGGCGTTTCAGGAAATCCATCGACGCTGCGCGGAGCAGGGCGCCCAGGTGCCGCCCTGGATGATCGACCGGGCGCTGCGCAACATCTTGGTGGACGTCACGGGCAATACGCACCGCTCGGAATTCTGCATCGACAAGCTGTATTCCCCCGACAGCGCCACCGGCCGCCTGGGTCTGCTGGAACTCCGCGCCTTTGAAATGCCGCCGCACGCGCGCATGAGCCTGGCGCAGCAACTGCTGTTGCGCGGTTTGATTGCCCATTTCTGGAAGACGCCGTACACCGCGCGCCTGACGCGCTGGGGCACCGAACTGCATGATCGTTTCCTGCTACCGACCTTCGTGAAGATGGACTTCGAGGACGTGCTGGCTGACCTGAACGAAGCCGGCTACGCCTTTGACACCGCCTGGTTCGCCCCGCATTTTGAGTTCCGCTTTCCGCTGTTCGGCGACGTGGCCGCGCGCGGCATCCACCTGGAACTGCGCGGCGCGCTGGAACCCTGGCACGTGATGGGCGAGGAAGGCTCGTCGGCGGGCACGGTGCGCTACGTGGATTCGTCGTTGGAGCGGGTGGAAATCCGGGTATCGGGGTTGAACGACAACCGCTATGTTGTGACGGTCAATGGTCGCGCGCTGCCTTTGCAACCGACGGGGCGCGTGGGCGAATACGTGGCGGGCGTGCGCTACAAGGCATGGGCGCCGCCTTCAGCGCTGCATCCCACCATTCCGGTGCACGTACCGCTGACGGTGGATATTGTGGACACCTGGAACCAGCGTTCCCTGGGGGGGTGCCGATACCATGTGGCGCATCCGGGCGGGCTGAACCCGGAAACGTTCCCGATCAACGCCTACGAGGCCGAGAGCCGGCGCCTGGCCCGCTTTGAGAAAATAGGGCACACGCCGGGGCGCATGGACGTGGCGCCTGCCCAGGTCAGCCGCGAATTTCCGTTCTCGTTGGATTTAAGGCACGATTGA
- a CDS encoding Fic family protein: protein MPLQPAEAASARLLERARAIVHQSVELGAQAHPATRDALRDLLRSMNSYYSNRIEGQSTTPRNIEAALHQEFSDRPEVAQLQRIAVAHIQAEKAMSRLADTQGALGADFATAAHGALYSHLDARDRTTQDGYVVQPAALRTIDVTVGRHHPPAWQSLPRFMEAYTQHYDRPRPADAQLIAIACAHHRMAWMHPFADGNGRASRLQTHAAMLPITQGLWSVNRGLARGVNDYYGYLACADAPRQGDLDGRGNLSEKGLVQWVEYFLGVCEDQVAYMTRTLALDSMKAKIHAAVQVEAAHGRLRAEAALPIYFLFAAGPVSRGEFIQMTGLGERTGRSLLAAALKSGLVASDTPRGPVRFAFPLDALPVLLPSLYGGVDDVQG, encoded by the coding sequence TTGCCCCTCCAGCCCGCCGAAGCCGCATCCGCGCGGCTGCTGGAACGCGCTCGCGCGATCGTTCACCAATCGGTAGAACTCGGGGCACAGGCGCATCCCGCCACGCGCGACGCCTTGCGCGATCTGCTGCGCAGCATGAATTCCTACTACAGCAACCGGATCGAAGGCCAAAGCACCACGCCACGCAACATCGAAGCCGCCTTGCATCAGGAATTTTCAGACCGGCCCGAGGTGGCGCAATTGCAGCGCATTGCGGTGGCGCATATCCAGGCCGAAAAGGCCATGTCTCGTCTGGCCGATACCCAAGGCGCGCTGGGCGCTGACTTTGCGACCGCCGCGCATGGCGCCTTGTACAGCCATCTGGACGCCCGCGACCGAACTACCCAAGACGGCTACGTGGTGCAGCCGGCCGCGTTGCGCACCATCGATGTCACGGTAGGCCGCCATCATCCTCCCGCGTGGCAATCATTGCCGCGCTTCATGGAGGCCTACACCCAGCACTATGACCGCCCCAGGCCCGCCGACGCGCAGTTGATCGCCATTGCCTGCGCGCACCATCGCATGGCGTGGATGCATCCGTTTGCCGATGGCAATGGCCGCGCGTCGCGCTTACAGACCCATGCCGCGATGCTGCCGATCACGCAGGGGCTTTGGTCGGTCAATCGTGGCCTGGCGCGCGGCGTGAACGACTACTACGGCTATCTGGCGTGCGCGGACGCGCCGCGCCAAGGCGACCTGGATGGCCGGGGCAACCTGAGCGAGAAGGGCCTGGTCCAGTGGGTTGAGTATTTTCTGGGCGTGTGTGAAGACCAGGTGGCCTACATGACGCGCACGCTGGCCCTGGATTCGATGAAGGCAAAAATCCACGCCGCCGTGCAGGTGGAAGCCGCGCACGGCCGCTTGCGGGCAGAGGCGGCCTTACCCATCTACTTTTTGTTTGCCGCGGGCCCCGTCAGCCGAGGCGAATTCATTCAGATGACGGGGCTGGGCGAACGCACCGGGCGATCGTTGTTGGCGGCGGCATTGAAAAGTGGATTGGTGGCATCCGATACCCCGCGCGGCCCCGTGCGCTTTGCCTTCCCCCTGGATGCATTGCCTGTGCTGCTGCCATCGCTGTACGGAGGGGTGGACGATGTTCAGGGATGA
- a CDS encoding aldehyde dehydrogenase yields MSQHDHAYWQGRAAALNFNGKAYIDGAYCDAADGATFAASSPIDGRKLADVAACGQADVDRAVAAARRAFEAGVWSQLAPRQRKERLLRLAALIDQHTEELALLETLDMGKPIRDALAFDVPETARCYAWYAEAIDKIYDEIAPTGPDALATITREALGVVAAVVPWNYPLMMAAWKVAPALASGNSVILKPAEQASLSAIRLAALAEEAGIPPGVFSVVPGLGAVAGQALGRHPDVDCVAFTGSTATGKRFMTYSGESNLKRVWLECGGKSPHIVFDDCPDLDRAAQAAALAIFSNQGEVCIAGSRLYVQDGIYDAFMEKVAACAATLQPGDPLDPATAMGAMVDERQMQGVLARIAAGQSEGATLRIGGKQARSASGGYYIEPTIFDCAHQDSALVREEIFGPVLAAQRFSTEDEAIQLANDSVYGLGAGLWTANLSRAHRLSRRLRAGLVWVNCYADGDITVPFGGVKQSGSGRDKSLHALEKYSDLKTTWISLTV; encoded by the coding sequence ATGAGCCAACACGATCACGCTTATTGGCAAGGCCGCGCCGCCGCCTTGAACTTCAACGGCAAGGCCTATATCGACGGCGCCTACTGCGACGCCGCCGACGGCGCCACGTTCGCGGCATCCAGCCCCATCGACGGCCGCAAGCTGGCCGACGTGGCCGCCTGCGGCCAGGCCGATGTGGACCGCGCCGTGGCCGCCGCCCGCCGCGCCTTCGAAGCCGGCGTATGGAGCCAACTGGCGCCGCGCCAACGCAAGGAACGCCTGCTGCGCCTGGCCGCCCTGATCGACCAGCACACCGAAGAACTCGCCCTGCTGGAAACGCTGGACATGGGCAAGCCCATCCGCGACGCGCTGGCCTTTGACGTACCGGAAACGGCCCGCTGCTACGCCTGGTACGCCGAAGCCATCGACAAGATCTACGACGAAATCGCCCCCACCGGCCCCGACGCGCTGGCTACCATCACCCGCGAAGCGCTGGGGGTGGTGGCGGCGGTAGTGCCGTGGAACTACCCGCTGATGATGGCGGCCTGGAAAGTGGCGCCCGCCCTGGCCTCGGGCAACAGCGTCATCTTGAAACCGGCCGAGCAGGCGTCGCTGTCGGCCATCCGGCTGGCGGCGCTGGCCGAAGAAGCCGGCATCCCCCCGGGCGTCTTCAGCGTGGTGCCCGGCCTGGGCGCGGTGGCGGGCCAGGCGCTGGGCCGTCACCCGGATGTGGACTGCGTGGCCTTCACGGGTTCAACCGCCACGGGCAAGCGCTTCATGACCTATTCCGGCGAATCCAACCTGAAGCGCGTGTGGCTGGAATGCGGCGGCAAGTCGCCCCACATCGTGTTTGACGACTGCCCCGACCTGGACCGCGCCGCGCAAGCCGCCGCGCTGGCCATCTTCTCGAACCAGGGCGAAGTCTGCATCGCGGGCTCGCGCCTGTACGTGCAGGACGGCATCTACGACGCCTTCATGGAAAAAGTGGCCGCCTGCGCCGCCACGCTGCAACCCGGCGACCCGTTGGACCCCGCCACCGCCATGGGCGCCATGGTGGACGAACGCCAGATGCAAGGCGTGCTGGCCCGCATCGCCGCCGGCCAATCCGAAGGCGCCACCTTGCGCATCGGCGGCAAGCAAGCCCGCAGCGCGTCGGGCGGCTACTACATCGAACCCACCATCTTCGATTGCGCCCACCAGGATTCCGCCCTGGTACGCGAAGAAATCTTCGGACCGGTACTGGCCGCCCAGCGCTTCAGCACCGAAGACGAAGCCATCCAGTTGGCCAACGATTCGGTGTACGGCCTGGGCGCCGGCCTGTGGACGGCCAACCTGTCACGCGCGCATCGCTTGTCGCGCCGCTTGCGCGCAGGGCTGGTGTGGGTGAATTGCTATGCCGATGGCGACATCACGGTGCCGTTCGGCGGCGTGAAGCAATCGGGCTCCGGTCGCGACAAGTCATTGCACGCGCTGGAGAAATACTCGGACTTGAAGACGACCTGGATCAGCTTGACCGTGTGA